The following are encoded in a window of Pseudomonas sp. St316 genomic DNA:
- a CDS encoding SDR family oxidoreductase — protein sequence MALLNEQVALITGAGGGIGRGIALSFAKEGAAVVVAELDVSSGEAVVAELKALGAQAVFIKTDVCSKTDIEAAVQLAVDQFGGLDILVNNAFAPTPNVLLEEKTDAMLEQTLGSTVWAAWWAMKAALPHMKARGGGKIINFYSIDIEIGAWLHGDYNTAKSAIVGLTRSAASEWGRFNIRTNAIAPTAMGATFHKLAAENPGFAEMSASMRPLGRCGEPEADIGPVVVFLASEMSRFITGETIHVDGGLHLPGYNSRPKGVPVREY from the coding sequence ATGGCATTGCTAAACGAACAGGTTGCGCTGATTACCGGTGCAGGTGGCGGAATCGGTCGCGGCATTGCACTGAGTTTTGCCAAAGAAGGTGCTGCCGTGGTGGTCGCCGAGCTGGATGTTTCCAGTGGCGAGGCTGTAGTCGCCGAGTTGAAAGCGCTGGGCGCCCAGGCGGTATTCATCAAGACCGATGTGTGCAGCAAGACCGATATCGAAGCCGCCGTGCAATTGGCCGTCGATCAGTTTGGTGGCCTGGACATCCTGGTCAATAACGCCTTCGCTCCCACGCCCAATGTCCTTCTGGAAGAAAAAACCGATGCCATGCTCGAGCAGACCCTCGGCTCTACGGTATGGGCTGCCTGGTGGGCAATGAAAGCCGCGCTGCCCCATATGAAGGCGCGGGGCGGCGGCAAAATCATCAACTTCTATTCCATCGATATCGAGATCGGCGCCTGGCTGCACGGCGACTACAACACAGCGAAGTCAGCGATCGTCGGACTGACCCGCAGCGCGGCCTCTGAGTGGGGGCGCTTCAACATCCGCACCAATGCCATTGCCCCTACCGCGATGGGGGCCACCTTCCACAAACTCGCCGCGGAAAACCCCGGCTTTGCCGAAATGTCCGCTTCGATGCGGCCGTTGGGTCGTTGTGGCGAGCCTGAGGCCGACATTGGTCCGGTGGTGGTGTTCCTCGCGTCGGAGATGTCGCGGTTTATCACGGGCGAGACTATTCACGTCGATGGTGGCTTGCACCTTCCCGGCTACAACTCCCGCCCGAAAGGTGTTCCCGTGCGGGAGTACTGA
- a CDS encoding DUF2889 domain-containing protein, whose translation MAVFRRRVDIVAHHAQATGEVRAALEDDFHHFRVWVRHHEGEVTAIGGEALRYPYSLCPQACDQLQQLLGMTLNRIAHSVTRQTDASHQCTHLFDLAGLAIAAAARGTHQRRYEINIGRRIDNRTRAILIRDGNQDLTWDVNGTLIEGPAPYAGINLREGMARWALNTLSEEAAEAALLLRRCTLISMGRAYNLDEQIHASSTARCYSQQPERAERALRMKGSTLDFSYQASALCDQDQAWLRQKR comes from the coding sequence ATGGCTGTATTTCGTCGCCGCGTGGACATCGTTGCTCATCATGCCCAGGCCACGGGGGAAGTCCGTGCCGCTCTGGAAGACGACTTCCACCACTTCCGCGTCTGGGTTCGTCACCATGAAGGTGAAGTCACCGCCATAGGCGGTGAAGCGTTGCGCTACCCCTATTCTCTGTGCCCACAGGCTTGCGATCAGTTACAGCAGTTGCTGGGCATGACATTGAATCGGATTGCCCACTCCGTCACCCGGCAGACCGACGCCAGCCATCAATGCACCCATTTGTTCGACCTGGCGGGCCTGGCCATTGCCGCCGCCGCGCGCGGTACTCACCAACGTCGCTACGAAATCAATATCGGCCGGCGCATCGACAACCGTACCCGCGCCATCTTGATACGCGATGGTAATCAAGACCTGACCTGGGACGTGAACGGCACCCTGATCGAAGGACCTGCGCCCTATGCCGGCATCAACCTTCGCGAAGGCATGGCCCGCTGGGCCCTCAACACCCTCAGTGAGGAAGCCGCCGAGGCAGCCCTGCTACTTCGCCGCTGCACGCTAATTTCGATGGGACGGGCCTACAACCTCGACGAACAGATTCACGCCTCGAGCACCGCCCGGTGCTACAGCCAACAACCCGAGCGCGCCGAACGGGCACTGCGAATGAAGGGCTCGACCCTGGACTTCAGCTATCAAGCATCAGCGCTGTGTGACCAGGACCAGGCGTGGCTCAGGCAGAAACGCTAG